From a region of the Myxococcus stipitatus genome:
- a CDS encoding ABC transporter permease: MFQLFLIAFRNLGTHRRRTLLLGGAIAGVTALLVILMGLSSGMKETMLRSATTLATGHVNVAGFYKVTAGQAAPVVTGYPKIIEQIRRDVPELDYVVQRGRGWAKLVSDTGSMQVGVGGIDVQDETAFRRVVQIKEGSLDALSQPGTLLVFEKQAKKLDVKVGDTVTIVAPTMRGTNNTVDVRVGAIATDVGMMSDFNVFVPSATLRSLYQLRDDTTGAILVYLKDLKQVPHVQARLRQKLADAGHILMDNDPRAFWFKFEVVNREGWTGQKLDITNWEDEISFLSWTLTALNGLTGVLIFVLLVIIGVGIMNTLWIAIRERTREIGTLRAIGMQRTRVLVMFLFEAMTLGVLGTLTGAVLGLAVCLGVNAAQVTVPEVVAVFIMSDKLNLAVHAGSVIGAMVFITGCTTLISLIPSFLAARMKPVTAMHHIG, translated from the coding sequence ATGTTCCAACTCTTCCTCATCGCATTCCGCAACCTCGGCACCCACCGGCGTCGCACGCTGCTGCTCGGCGGCGCCATCGCCGGCGTCACCGCGCTGCTCGTCATCCTGATGGGACTGTCCAGCGGGATGAAGGAGACCATGCTCCGGTCCGCCACCACCCTCGCCACCGGGCACGTCAACGTGGCCGGCTTCTACAAGGTCACCGCCGGGCAGGCCGCGCCCGTGGTGACGGGCTACCCGAAGATCATCGAGCAGATCCGCAGGGACGTGCCGGAGCTCGACTACGTCGTCCAGCGCGGCCGCGGCTGGGCGAAGCTGGTGAGCGACACCGGCTCCATGCAGGTGGGCGTCGGCGGCATCGACGTCCAGGACGAGACGGCCTTCCGCCGCGTGGTCCAGATCAAGGAGGGCTCCCTGGACGCCCTCTCCCAGCCGGGCACCCTGCTCGTGTTCGAGAAGCAGGCCAAGAAGCTGGACGTCAAGGTGGGCGACACCGTCACCATCGTCGCGCCCACCATGCGCGGCACCAACAACACCGTGGACGTGCGCGTGGGCGCCATCGCCACCGACGTGGGGATGATGAGCGACTTCAACGTCTTCGTCCCCTCCGCCACGCTGCGCTCGCTGTACCAGCTCCGCGACGACACCACCGGCGCCATCCTCGTGTACCTCAAGGACCTGAAGCAGGTGCCGCACGTCCAGGCGCGGCTGCGCCAGAAGCTGGCGGACGCCGGCCACATCCTCATGGACAACGACCCGCGGGCCTTCTGGTTCAAGTTCGAGGTCGTCAACCGCGAGGGGTGGACGGGGCAGAAGCTGGACATCACCAACTGGGAGGACGAGATCTCCTTCCTCAGCTGGACCCTGACCGCGCTCAACGGCCTGACGGGCGTGCTCATCTTCGTGCTGCTCGTCATCATCGGCGTGGGCATCATGAACACGCTGTGGATCGCCATCCGCGAGCGGACGCGGGAGATCGGTACCCTGCGCGCCATCGGCATGCAGCGCACGCGGGTGCTGGTGATGTTCCTCTTCGAGGCGATGACGCTGGGCGTGCTGGGCACGCTGACCGGGGCCGTGCTCGGGTTGGCGGTGTGCCTGGGCGTCAACGCCGCGCAGGTGACCGTGCCGGAGGTGGTGGCGGTGTTCATCATGTCCGACAAGCTGAACCTGGCGGTCCACGCGGGTTCGGTCATCGGCGCCATGGTGTTCATCACCGGCTGCACCACGCTCATCTCGCTGATCCCCTCCTTCCTCGCCGCGCGCATGAAGCCCGTGACGGCGATGCACCACATCGGATGA
- a CDS encoding outer membrane lipoprotein-sorting protein, with protein MSLKNVLSAAVLAAVMLSAPAARALEPAAMLQLLTTIDDRQRNGGDYKALVYLEQKEKDKTDNVREAFVYRRDADDKLMILFSKPKTEAGKGYLRLDKNLWSYDPNVGKWERRTERERIAGTDSRRADFDESRLAEEFDPSYEGEAKLGKYTAHKLVLKAKPNVDVAYPVVKLWVDKDSTNILKREDYALSGRLMRTALYPRWKKVFSESKKADVWIPEEIRFYDEVEKANSTIVLIKSVDLRPLEANLFTKAWLESKSR; from the coding sequence ATGAGCCTGAAGAACGTGCTGTCCGCCGCGGTGCTCGCCGCGGTCATGCTGTCCGCTCCCGCCGCCCGGGCCCTGGAACCGGCGGCCATGTTGCAGCTGCTCACGACCATCGACGACCGGCAGCGCAACGGCGGCGACTACAAGGCGCTCGTCTACCTGGAGCAGAAGGAGAAGGACAAGACGGACAACGTCCGCGAGGCGTTCGTCTACCGGCGCGACGCCGACGACAAGCTGATGATCCTCTTCAGCAAACCGAAGACGGAGGCCGGCAAGGGCTACCTGCGCCTGGACAAGAACCTCTGGAGCTACGACCCCAACGTGGGCAAGTGGGAGCGGCGCACCGAGCGCGAGCGCATCGCCGGCACCGACAGCCGCCGCGCCGACTTCGACGAGTCGCGCCTGGCCGAGGAGTTCGACCCCAGCTACGAGGGCGAGGCGAAGCTGGGCAAGTACACGGCCCACAAGCTGGTGCTCAAGGCCAAGCCCAACGTGGACGTCGCCTATCCCGTGGTGAAGCTCTGGGTGGACAAGGACTCGACCAACATCCTCAAGCGCGAGGACTACGCCCTCTCCGGCCGGCTGATGCGCACCGCGCTCTACCCGCGCTGGAAGAAGGTCTTCAGCGAGTCCAAGAAGGCCGACGTGTGGATTCCGGAGGAGATCCGCTTCTACGACGAGGTGGAGAAGGCCAACTCCACCATCGTGCTCATCAAGTCCGTGGACCTGCGGCCCCTGGAAGCCAACCTCTTCACCAAGGCCTGGCTCGAGAGCAAGAGCCGATGA